TCCACAACGGCGGATATCAATTCGGTCTATAAAAGCAGTTTCAACTCCGAATTTATGCCTTTCGACGAAGGGTTGCCGATGAGTGGAGAGACGACCTATTCCGATAGCGGTGTGACCTGCCGGCTCTACCATTCGGTCGCCAAGGTACAGGTGCGTCTGGCCGACGGGCTGACCCTCGACGGTCAGGCCGTTACGACCGACAATAGCAGTTGGGGAATCGGGAATTATCTTTTAGTCACCTCTGCGCTTGTCTACGGGCAGCCGACGGGTACTATCGCGCTGAATCCCGGGATCAAGGAATCCGATTTCACTGACAGGACGCCGCAGAACACAATCGATGATGCCTCCTCTCAGGACGAGCGTGTGATGAACCGGGGCTATCTGGTCGAATATCCCAATGCGAAGTATGCCAAGCAACAGGAGGTGGATATAACGGAGTTCGATGCCGGCAGAACCTGCGTGTTTCTCAGGCTTCGGGATTTCGATGCCAAGAGCCGAGATAACTATTATAGGCTTGACTTCTCTCGCCAGTTGCGTTCGACGGGACTTGACCAGGGAGCATCGAACGAATTCCTGGATATCCGCCGTAATACGCATTACGTTTTCCTGATTACAAAGATCAAGTCACGGGGTTATCGTACCCAGGAGGAAGCATTGGCCAATCCCGGTAGCAATATCGAATATACGGTGACTGTGGAAGATGGCGAATGGGAGAGTATCTCCAGTAACGGACAGTATGCCGTAAAAACCGACCGCGACAGTTGTTTCCTTATGCAGAACGTCGCGGAACCTGCCGACCTGTTAAAATTTGCGGTTCAGATGCCAGACGCCGGCCAGAAGCCGGGTGATGACCTGCCCGGATCGATCAAGACCTGCCGGGTCTCGTTGGTAGGCGAGGACAAAAACACGCTGGTGCCCTCCGAGCAGCTGCAACTCTGCACGACGGACGGAACGTCCTACAGCGCTATAGATTTTACCAGTGAGGCGATTCCGATTCCCGACGAAGGTTACCAATTGAAATATAAGGCCGGAACGACAGCGCCTTCGGAACAATGCTACGTAAAAATCGAATACGGCAATATCAGACATTATGTACCCGTCGGTATCGTTACGTTCAATGTCACGGCGGATAAGACCGAAACGGATTATAAAGGCGGGACATTGCCTCTTACGGTGGAGAGCTACGCCATGTTCGGAACGAAACGGGTTGAATTGAACTGGAGGCGCGAGTTCGAAAATGTTGCCGAGGTTTCTTCGTGGGTTTCGCTTCCCGAGAACGGCGTGAGCGGTACGGTCAATGCCATTATCCAGGAACAGAAAGGATACATTTCCAACCCGCATAACGATGTATTGCAGGCGGCATTCGAGGATAGTGACCTTTACGATCTTTCAACTAATGGAGGAACGAGAGCCATGAATACGGCCAACTGCTATGTCATCAACAGACCGGGAAAATTTTCCCTGCCGCTTGTATACGGCAATGCCATTAAGAACGGGCAAACTAATTCGTCAGCCTATATCTCGACAGCCAGTGGAGCGAATGTGCTGCAAACTTTCGTCAATCACCTTAATGCGTCCATTACCGACCCATACATTTACAATAATGCCGGGTGCACGCCTGTAGATGCAATACTGGTCTGGGAGGATGAGAAGGATCTGGTAACTAACGTCCGACTTGCTTCTGATAAAAAGACATTGACATTTAATGTGCCGGCGTCTTCAATTCGTCAAGGCAACGCCGTTGTCGCCGTACGAGATGTGAATAAGAAAATCATGTGGAGTTGGCATATTTGGGTGACAGATTTCCGGTTGGATGGGAATGTGGCTCCGGTAGATCATTACGATCCAACTCTGAAGCAGGAGGATAGATATGTGACCTTTAACAGTAATGAAGCATACAGGTTCATGGGAGTCAACCTTGGCTGGTGCGATGCTGGAATTTTGAATTACGATGCTCGCAGCGGGAGCGTACTTTTCAAACAAGCCCTAACCGGAGCCGTTCGAAAAATAACAGTCGGACAAACGGATTATACTGTCGCCATATCGGGCAATCAGCCTTATTATCAACACGGACGTAAGGATCCATTGCTGCCAATAGTAGTTAAGGACAATCAAATAATCGATAAGCATTGTTATTCCAACGATGGGTATGCGTTCAATGCTTCTGGCAAAGGGGCTGTGCCCATCGGGCAAGCTATTCAGACTCCGCATGTGTTCTATAATTACAACACTTCGAATACCCACGACTGGTGTAACCCGGCCGGGACGGTTTCCGGTAAAAGTACATTTTTTAACTTGTGGAGTACTAATAATACTTCTTCGACGGGCGGCGGGTCAGTCGTTAAAACGATCTACGATCCCTCTCCCGTGGGCTATTGCTTGCCGA
This Alistipes onderdonkii DNA region includes the following protein-coding sequences:
- a CDS encoding fimbrial protein, with amino-acid sequence MKKITRFGISALLAVLCLTGCLKDDTQSPCGAAQTGGIRLILAIGDMRDEEIVTRSAVSTKECTITKLSVLLFDKSTGKFKESEEIDIRTQLSGSNGDKLRTLAVNLTPEEGDKLVVVANYVRNGTLTEGSSTTADINSVYKSSFNSEFMPFDEGLPMSGETTYSDSGVTCRLYHSVAKVQVRLADGLTLDGQAVTTDNSSWGIGNYLLVTSALVYGQPTGTIALNPGIKESDFTDRTPQNTIDDASSQDERVMNRGYLVEYPNAKYAKQQEVDITEFDAGRTCVFLRLRDFDAKSRDNYYRLDFSRQLRSTGLDQGASNEFLDIRRNTHYVFLITKIKSRGYRTQEEALANPGSNIEYTVTVEDGEWESISSNGQYAVKTDRDSCFLMQNVAEPADLLKFAVQMPDAGQKPGDDLPGSIKTCRVSLVGEDKNTLVPSEQLQLCTTDGTSYSAIDFTSEAIPIPDEGYQLKYKAGTTAPSEQCYVKIEYGNIRHYVPVGIVTFNVTADKTETDYKGGTLPLTVESYAMFGTKRVELNWRREFENVAEVSSWVSLPENGVSGTVNAIIQEQKGYISNPHNDVLQAAFEDSDLYDLSTNGGTRAMNTANCYVINRPGKFSLPLVYGNAIKNGQTNSSAYISTASGANVLQTFVNHLNASITDPYIYNNAGCTPVDAILVWEDEKDLVTNVRLASDKKTLTFNVPASSIRQGNAVVAVRDVNKKIMWSWHIWVTDFRLDGNVAPVDHYDPTLKQEDRYVTFNSNEAYRFMGVNLGWCDAGILNYDARSGSVLFKQALTGAVRKITVGQTDYTVAISGNQPYYQHGRKDPLLPIVVKDNQIIDKHCYSNDGYAFNASGKGAVPIGQAIQTPHVFYNYNTSNTHDWCNPAGTVSGKSTFFNLWSTNNTSSTGGGSVVKTIYDPSPVGYCLPTPTAVKGFSYNGGDASGNYFGSKFNSPYTSEADFQKNHGWVFYCYRMKAVGSYDLTGGVLFYPALGCRFSSTGLPYGVQEYCYYWSCVSWGTRYAKSSLEATVNYQRALGFPIRPVREN